From Ochotona princeps isolate mOchPri1 chromosome X, mOchPri1.hap1, whole genome shotgun sequence, one genomic window encodes:
- the LOC101523252 gene encoding LOW QUALITY PROTEIN: paraneoplastic antigen-like protein 6B (The sequence of the model RefSeq protein was modified relative to this genomic sequence to represent the inferred CDS: inserted 2 bases in 1 codon; deleted 1 base in 1 codon; substituted 2 bases at 2 genomic stop codons): MAVTMLRDWCRWMGVSARRGLLILGIPEKCEEAEFQESLXAALRPVWRLPAPGRGGEGQSFEAWLDHTTDMLQLPQEVSEREKRRRQLVKGLRGIALQLIRGLLWENPTRMAQDCLAALIQVFXETESQATIRAKCLTAQHQPGEALXAFVLQLEVLLQRATEKWALARASTDQVHLRQVLTRANLMEPLDEMLRRFRAIRRPPSFLEMLRFIRESEPWEAEVARSKRASVQEGAGVPTQAETEKVEAEAEEWQVEGQLEEEDHKDNEPMPTPGGPSHAERSEAPGCPTSAHMNHISAASQGGPGWEPESPGQAGDQEAEEPAQEEPSQEGLQSAWEQSGNENRVGEVSPPGSSRGK, from the exons ATGGCAGTGACAATGCTGCGGGACTGGTGCAGGTGGATGGGCGTCAGCGCTCGCAGAGGCCTGCTCATCCTGGGCATCCCGGAGAAATGCGAAGAAGCCGAATTCCAGGAGTCCCTGTAAGCTGCCCTGCGGCCTGTGTGGCGC CTCCCAgccccggggaggggaggggaggggcaatcCTTTGAGGCCTGGCTAGACCACACAACAGACATGCTGCAGCTCCCGCAGGAGGtctcagaaagagagaagaggcgA CGACAGCTGGTGAAAGGGCTGCGTGGGATCGCCCTGCAGCTGATCCGTGGGCTGCTGTGGGAGAATCCCACCAGGATGGCCCAGGACTGCCTGGCTGCCCTGATCCAGGTGTT GGAGACTGAGTCCCAGGCCACCATCCGGGCGAAGTGTCTGAcagcccagcaccagcctggCGAAGCACTCTGAGCTTTTGTGCTGCAGCTGGAAGTCCTGCTGCAGAGAGCCACTGAGAAGTGGGCCCTAGCCAGAGCCTCCACCGACCAGGTGCACCTCAGGCAGGTGCTCACCAGGGCCAACCTCATGGAACCTCTGGATGAAATGCTAAGGAGGTTCAGGGCCATCAGGAGGCCACCGAGCTTCCTGGAGATGCTGAGGTTCATTCGAGAGTCTGAACCGTGGGAGGCCGAGGTGGCCAGGAGCAAGAGAGCCTCTGTACAGGAAGGAGCTGGTGTCCCAACCCAGGCTGAGACAGAGAAGGTGGAGGCTGAGGCTGAAGAgtggcaggtggaggggcagctggaggaggaggatcACAAAGACAATGAGCCTATGCCTACCCCTGGGGGCCCAAGTCACGCAGAACGCTCTGAGGCCCCTGGGTGCCCCACCTCAGCCCACATGAACCATATTTCTGCGGCAAGCCAAGGAggcccaggctgggagccagagaGCCCTGGCCAGGCAGGAGACCAGGAGGCCGAGGAGCCTGCCCAGGAGGAGCCTTCCCAGGAGGGGCTCCAGTCTGCCTGGGAGCAGTCGGGAAATGAGAACAGAGTTGGGGAGGTGAGCCCTCCTGGGTCCTCGCGGGGCAAATAG